In Candidatus Neomarinimicrobiota bacterium, the following proteins share a genomic window:
- a CDS encoding GspH/FimT family protein, protein MLFHYSYKICKRGFTLIELVLVIAIIGIITAITLPKTSTLIEDIREKAVAERLVEDLNYLRSYATTYHDTTWLVVDAAQNQYGLYVGPSAGSRVLIPDPHTQESAVLDLDVDYEGVSITSANFGGSAEVWFNYWGTPSSGGTVVLDSRTITLVAETGMAHETP, encoded by the coding sequence ATGCTATTCCATTATTCATACAAAATTTGTAAAAGAGGCTTCACGCTTATAGAACTTGTTTTGGTCATAGCAATTATTGGTATCATTACAGCCATTACATTGCCTAAAACATCTACCCTGATTGAAGACATCCGTGAAAAGGCAGTCGCTGAACGGTTGGTGGAAGATCTGAACTATCTGCGCAGCTATGCCACAACCTATCATGATACCACCTGGTTGGTGGTGGATGCCGCTCAAAATCAATATGGCTTGTATGTTGGACCATCAGCAGGAAGCCGTGTTTTGATCCCTGATCCACATACTCAGGAGTCTGCTGTTTTAGATCTGGATGTTGACTACGAAGGTGTCTCCATCACCTCAGCTAATTTTGGGGGTAGTGCTGAAGTCTGGTTCAACTACTGGGGTACGCCCTCTTCAGGTGGAACCGTTGTACTTGATTCGCGCACTATAACCCTTGTCGCCGAGACGGGAATGGCTCATGAAACGCCCTGA
- a CDS encoding type II secretion system protein has product MDKFALRNRRRSKLQKGFTLFEAVITVSIMGILAAVVTPTYLETQIEAKLIMSQTNITQLKQGFVNLYLKAMFESQEDVFPAEPTDNKMTHDWANSTTLFDGRTVSQLFNGSKIIMNPYNHPYLYYVLVETEHEAAGFRIDDPDTGVSQSFRP; this is encoded by the coding sequence ATGGATAAATTCGCTCTGAGAAACCGAAGAAGAAGTAAGCTTCAGAAAGGTTTTACTCTTTTTGAAGCAGTGATTACTGTTTCTATTATGGGAATACTGGCTGCAGTGGTGACTCCCACATATCTTGAGACTCAGATCGAAGCCAAACTTATCATGTCTCAAACCAACATTACCCAGCTTAAGCAGGGTTTTGTCAATTTATATCTCAAAGCCATGTTTGAGTCTCAGGAAGATGTTTTTCCAGCAGAACCAACTGATAACAAAATGACACATGATTGGGCTAATTCAACGACCCTGTTTGATGGTCGTACTGTTTCTCAATTATTCAACGGTTCGAAAATCATCATGAATCCCTATAATCATCCATATCTTTATTATGTATTGGTTGAAACAGAGCACGAGGCCGCAGGGTTTCGCATTGATGATCCCGATACCGGGGTTTCTCAATCATTCAGACCCTAA